A window of Oryza glaberrima chromosome 2, OglaRS2, whole genome shotgun sequence genomic DNA:
ACCCTGCAATCACAGCACCacatctcctctggttatcaactgTGCCGAAACCCGAttgacctcaccgagaaggctaatccttgcaggtgaatcgaagaacacaagcaagaacaagaaaaataacaacCCAATTACAGATGAATGATTATTCAATAATTCGAAGTTGGGGTTTCACAAACCGATCTAGTAGCGAAATTGCGATGGCAGAagtaatctaagcaaaacctaaccctaacTCAATGACGGCTACTAAATATATAGGTTCTATGGTTGACTTTAGACCCCTGGACGCGTCCCTATTAGACTCCGacacgatacacggcccaacGGGCCCAAAGACGGTGACGCGGCACCCGGACAGATTTTGAACATCTTCTTGATTCTAAtattcccgttgactcggaaggaattttgatgtgggaccaGATCCATTGGAAATGTGGTCTCATTAGCTTTCCATACATATGTAGAACGTTGAAATCGGAGTCCAAATGCAACTTGAGCGACGAATTTAGTGTGGACTTCTCCTAGAGCCCGAAGTGAACTCAAACTTGATTTGAGTCGGACCTCCATCTTGACTTGAACATCCATGATGACCTTGTCCATCTCCTAGCCTCTCTCCAAGTGCTCCATGGTCCTCTCCATGGTTTCTAATCATAATtaaatcattaggtagcaatctattctcaaGAGTATATAAAGAAGTACTTAGGAATGAGCTCACCTATAAATTTAATTGCCGGGCGTGAGCTCTAGTGATTGGACCTTACAAAACAACTTGAGGAGTAGCGTGTGTATCCAAAggagtgatgtcctcatcatctccCATGCATATAGGCCGGAGACGTATGGAgcgcttgattttttttgccgAATCGGGCACCCAATCCAAAGTTTTGATCTCCAAATTCTAGCCAATACTCTATCTATCCTAGTTTGATCATCACATAAGGTGTTTAAGGTCTTTCAAAAATAATCATCCTCTAACTactgcatatttttttaattgtgtcAAGAGTAAATGAGCATCATTGAATGCACCGCATGCAACCaaccaagattaatttctattggtCCAACTACATGCGATATTTAAAACTTGATGCAATCCACGGAACACAAAGCGACGTAGCATCTTAACCGATGAGAATTTATTACACAATGATGAACGTTTTATTGTCCTTGGTCTCTACACTCTTTGTTTAGGTGATGATCAAaataggatagagggagtaattattagGACACTACATCACATCTATAGTGAAGCCTACTTTTGAGATAGGTACATTCTACATATGACATGccatgtatttttttcatgtatatatCTTTTGTTATAAACTCTTGAAAGTGCGGCATATTCATCGACCTACCATAGGACCTTTCTTGAAACACAGAaattttacaggattttcaCATAAATTAATTTAACTCCCATGATATTTGTCTAAAATCCTCTATTCTGAACGATAGCAAAGAGGGAAAGTAAGAAACGCTCTTTATACAAGCTCTCCAACTTAATAACGCGGGGTAGTAGCTCGCATAAACTTTGTTTAGCATGCAAAGAACGAGCCAAATTTAGACCAAAACCTCCTTCTTTGAAGATAGCGTGCCATTGTCAAACAGCTTCCCAAGTAAACCGGCAATTTCTTTACCGTGTACAGTGTACACATAAGTTAGTTGTTACAGTCTCATCAAGTTGTCAGATTGGAGACACCATCTTCGATactttcctcttcctcgtcctcctcaAAGTCTccttcctcgtcttcctcctcttcctctgcgAGGGTCTCCTGTGGCACTGGTTCAGGGACTTGGTAAGGTCCATGTTTCTGCAGACTCCAATACATGATGCTTGCAGTAAGAACCAGGATCATCTTTGGATTCACCTGCCACAGGACAAATAGAAAGCACAAATTACTGCCTTAACTTTGGGTTGCCAATTAGTCGCCAAGCTAGAAATTACGCGAAAGACTAGGATAAATTTCTTGGTTTATTCagtgaagttttgaaattcattATCTAAGTACTGTCAAATATTGCCATGGATCTAAGAACCATTGAACCAGTTTCCCTGTGTTTACCTCCATTATGTCCTCTGGCAACATGAAGAGGGTGCACCCAAGCTTCCTAGCAACACTGATGGTGTAAGTGGCATTTGATTTCTTCTCTTCATCTGTagccaataaaaataaaatgaaataataGGTAATCGTGAAGCAACAAAGGttaaaacaatgaaaaatcTTAAGTTGAAACAAGAATAGTGTGCAGGAGACCAATGATACACACCATCCTCCCCCTTCTTCACCATGCTCAAGTCAACATGCCTGTGGTTAACAGCGTGGAGAAGCTCTAGGAAGAAAACTCCATTTGCTATGCTTTTATCCTAAAAAATCAATGCGTATTACTGTAAGGTCAGCCGATGAGACAATTGCTAAAATTAAGTGAAACAGGGAAGGTTGACGAACCTTGAAGTTTTCAATACAGGATGTTTTGCCTGATTCCTTGACCTTATTATTTGCCCAAATGAGAATATCAGCATCGGTTATCTCTTTGTCTTTGGAATGGGTTCTCAGGTTTTTTAGCAATTGTAGGATACTAGTCCTCATGAGTTGCCACAGGAAAGCTTGAAAATGAGAATTAAGCAAACGTCAAGGCCAACATAAAAATCAATTACAAAGTCGAAAAATACCAATTCAATGGATTATTTTTTAGGTTTCTTTTACCCATTTATTTCTCTCATTTCCCCCCTCTTACATGAAATAGCTGCCAATGATTATCAATACCCCTTACATGCAAGTGCCATCCTCAGATCCTCTATAtgagtgtgtgtttgtgtgtgtgtttatttTCCACAAATAAATACTTCAGTAAAATCAGCTACAAATGCATGGATATAATATCTGTTTGCTCCatttttgcaggagaagaaacTGTCATCCATATTGATTAATAATGTGACAAGGGTTCAAAACAATATTGTAAGGAATGTAAAAGCAACTGAACTATATGCAGTAGTTTACCTAGAATTAGCTTCTTATTTCCTTGAACAATGTCATTTCCTGAAATGTTAACCACAGAGAATTTTAACTCCTTTCCGATTTCGATAACCTGGTTGCCGTTCTCCACCTTTCTAAAAGGCATAATGATTGGTGGCTTAGAAGCTTGCTTCCAGTTAACTATTCCTGGAGAAATTTTGTCAAGAACCTCTAACAGGACCCATCTGCAAAAATACTTCCCTCAGATACCAAAATATAAATCAAGAAAAGTCATGATGTAGTTAAAGATGGGACTTACCCAGTCCTTACATCCTCAAACAAATTGTTAACATAAGTTGCAATTCCAAGGCTGTTGATCCACAAACGAAATGCTCTCTCTTCCCTGGTTGCTTCAACGTCATCTGGAGTGTCTTGAACAACAGGAGCCACATTGTTGTCTGACAGGCCATTTCTGCAATCATTTCGTACTATGCATTAACAAAGAGGAAAAGGATTTTAAactgttagagtatatggtttCTGCAATAGAAAACGTCTGAAATTTCTTTGTGGTTAAGACAGATAAAAGAAGATCAAATCCTAACAAATTAATGATGTATTGTGAGTCCTTGCCTGAGGTGAACAAAATTATTACTAGATACAAAAGATCGGTTCACTGCACTGCACTTACCTGTGGTGGAATATTTGAGCAACAAAAGCCAAGTTGAGATTTGCAGAACCCTCCACAATATCTTTAGACGTTACATATCTAGTACACTCGAGCTTTTCTGCAGTTTCAAGAACTTTCTTTGCCCTTTCATTAGGATCTGAAGTTTCTATCATGGTTGTGGAGCTAAGTTCGGGAGCTAGGGTGTTGAGAAGGTAAGCATATGCTTCGCCATCCTGCAATTACATTATTCATAAGAAACAAAATAATGAAACCAAATATAAAGAAGCCGTTACATTTTAT
This region includes:
- the LOC127761326 gene encoding fimbrin-5-like — translated: MSSFVGVLVSDPWLQSQFTQVQLRTLKTKFVSVKKSDADHVAVKDLPPVMEKLRGIHEVLSEEEISTFLGESYPDMNQTIEFESFLREYLNLQAKGSSKTGGKKKLKGSVSFLKASTTTLLHVINESEKTSYVNHINNFLGEDSFLKNFLPLDPSTNDIFNLVRDGVLLCKLINVAVPGTIDERAINTKKDPNPWERNENHTLCLNSAKAIGCTVVNIGTQDLIEARPHLVLGLLSQIIKIQLLADLNLKKTPQLAELVADDNSKEAEELVTLAPDKMLLKWMNFHLKKAGYKKTVTNFSTDVKDGEAYAYLLNTLAPELSSTTMIETSDPNERAKKVLETAEKLECTRYVTSKDIVEGSANLNLAFVAQIFHHRNGLSDNNVAPVVQDTPDDVEATREERAFRLWINSLGIATYVNNLFEDVRTGWVLLEVLDKISPGIVNWKQASKPPIIMPFRKVENGNQVIEIGKELKFSVVNISGNDIVQGNKKLILAFLWQLMRTSILQLLKNLRTHSKDKEITDADILIWANNKVKESGKTSCIENFKDKSIANGVFFLELLHAVNHRHVDLSMVKKGEDDEEKKSNATYTISVARKLGCTLFMLPEDIMEVNPKMILVLTASIMYWSLQKHGPYQVPEPVPQETLAEEEEEDEEGDFEEDEEEESIEDGVSNLTT